The Drosophila bipectinata strain 14024-0381.07 chromosome 2L, DbipHiC1v2, whole genome shotgun sequence genome has a segment encoding these proteins:
- the aust gene encoding borealin, with protein MPRTKVVRRKADRLKADAEEKLRLAQIKIDSVLETVDELEKRAKQEVDHKIKVILSRTDKKILDMKLTDFLAHPLDHFEDYQFQAPTAPPSRSLSIGRLRKRTPRIQPQRELAQSVDRIRTRSYAKKEISMTFQRWPRPGERVLSTAGSPLAVQAHSELHADVHIPTKKGVITVKPHKIKNIQREVLMEMDQNTLNQVKTLNNNLEMIVDMATKLGKL; from the exons ATGCCTCGTACGAAGGTTGTGAGACGTAAAGCCGATCGTTTAAAAGCCGATGCTGAGGAAAAGCTTCGCTTGGCCCAAATCAAGATCGATTCCGTCTTGGAGACAGTGGATGAGCTGGAGAAACGCGCCAAGCAAGAGGTGGACCACAAAATCAAGGTAATCCTCAGCAGGACTGACAAGAAGATACTGGACATGAAGTTGACTGATTTTTTAGCGCATCCTCTGGATCACTTTGAAGATTATCAGTTTCAGG CTCCCACTGCCCCTCCTAGTCGCAGCCTGTCGATTGGCCGGCTGCGCAAGCGCACTCCTCGTATCCAACCGCAACGAGAGCTGGCCCAGTCGGTGGACAGAATTAGGACGCGCAGCTATGCCAAGAAAGAGATCTCCATGACCTTCCAGCGCTGGCCCCGTCCCGGAGAGCGAGTGCTCTCCACAGCAGGCAGCCCCCTGGCAGTGCAGGCCCATTCGGAACTCCATGCCGACGTGCACATCCCCACCAAGAAGGGCGTCATCACGGTGAAGCCGCACAAGATCAAGAACATACAACGGGAGGTGCTGATGGAAATGGACCAGAACACCCTCAACCAGGTGAAGACCCTGAACAACAACCTGGAAATGATAGTGGATATGGCCACCAAACTGGGAAAACTATAA